One Shewanella sp. MR-4 DNA window includes the following coding sequences:
- a CDS encoding D-hexose-6-phosphate mutarotase: protein MGSVTTKKHANGLDYVEVNTALCQARIFLQGAQIDHFQPVGKPPLLWVSSADDYQPGNGIRGGVPVCWPWFGMSNQANFPQHGFARTRIWTLESVEMRNQLVDLRFSLTISEEDKVFWPHHTQVNVLFTLGETLSISLVNINLGDVPVTLTQALHSYFPIEDIHQLKATGFSGAQYIEFAEGPFPQTTDDVLFDRETDRVYTNLGPVQHLHTPKGVIEVSRENSHSAVLWNPWIEKSTRLARFNDDDYLTMVCLEAANVLEDKLTLAPGESHSLVTHIRWAD from the coding sequence ATGGGTTCTGTTACCACCAAAAAACACGCAAACGGGCTCGATTATGTCGAAGTAAACACTGCGTTATGCCAAGCAAGGATTTTTTTACAGGGCGCGCAAATCGACCATTTTCAACCCGTAGGTAAGCCGCCCTTGTTATGGGTGTCTTCGGCGGATGACTATCAACCCGGTAATGGGATCCGTGGCGGTGTACCCGTCTGCTGGCCTTGGTTTGGCATGAGCAATCAAGCTAATTTTCCACAACATGGTTTTGCCCGTACCCGAATTTGGACACTCGAGTCGGTTGAGATGCGTAATCAATTGGTGGATTTACGTTTCAGTTTAACGATCAGCGAAGAAGACAAGGTCTTTTGGCCGCATCATACCCAAGTCAACGTCCTCTTTACCTTAGGTGAAACCTTAAGTATCAGCTTAGTTAACATTAACCTTGGCGATGTGCCCGTTACGCTCACCCAAGCACTACACAGCTATTTTCCGATTGAAGATATTCACCAGCTTAAGGCCACTGGTTTTAGTGGCGCTCAATATATTGAGTTTGCCGAAGGGCCTTTTCCGCAAACGACAGATGATGTGCTATTTGACCGCGAAACCGACCGCGTTTACACCAACCTAGGTCCAGTTCAACACTTACATACGCCCAAAGGTGTGATTGAAGTGAGCCGCGAAAATAGCCACTCGGCCGTACTGTGGAACCCTTGGATTGAAAAATCGACTCGCCTTGCTCGCTTTAATGACGATGACTATCTGACCATGGTGTGTCTCGAAGCCGCCAATGTGCTTGAAGATAAATTAACGCTGGCTCCCGGCGAGAGTCACAGTTTAGTTACCCATATTCGCTGGGCAGACTAA